One part of the Parambassis ranga chromosome 8, fParRan2.1, whole genome shotgun sequence genome encodes these proteins:
- the taok2a gene encoding serine/threonine-protein kinase TAO2 isoform X1: MPSNARAGNLKDPDVADLFCKDDPEKLFADLREIGHGSFGAVYFARDVRNNEVVAIKKMSYSGKQTNEKWQDIIKEVKFLQKLRHPNTIEYRGCYLKEHTAWLVMEYCLGSASDLLEVHKKPLQEVEIAAITHGALQGLAYLHSHNMIHRDVKAGNILLTEPGQVKLGDFGSASIVAPANSFVGTPYWMAPEVILAMDEGQYDGKVDVWSLGITCIELAERKPPLFNMNAMSALYHIAQNESPILQSNHWSDSFRNFVDSCLQKIPQDRPTSDVLLNHRFLCRERPLTVVMDLIARTKDAVRELDNLQYRKMKKILFQETQQNGPVSEGGDDEEEVEQYLLQTGTVNSMESSQSVPSMSISASSQSSSVNSLADASDDSSSEMAMMQEGEHTVTSNSSIIHRPTGQDNIYDDPYQPEMDQPQAPSAGRRRAYYRNRDHFATIRTASLVTRQIQEHEQGSALREQMSGYKRMRRQHQKQLMGLENKLKAEMDEHQLKLDKELENQRNSFSTEADKLAKKHQAILEKETKAALAEEKKFQQHILGQQKKELTSLLESQKRQYRQRKEQLKEELNENQSTPKREKQEWLIRQKECLQQMQAEEEASLLRRQRQYYELQCRQYKRKMLLARHNLEQDLLREDLNKKQTQKDLECAMLLRHHESTQELEFRQLSSVQRTRADLIRTQHQTELTNQMEYNKRREQELRQKHAMEVRQQPKSLKSKELQIKRQFQETCKIQTRQYKALRNHLLESTPKSDHKAVLKRLKEEQTRKLAILAEQYDHSVNDMLSTQAVSKLRLDETQEAEYQVLRMQLQQELELLNAYQSKIKIHTDSQHEREVKDLEQRVSIRRALLEQRIEEEMLSLQNERSERIRTLLERQAHEIEAFDSESMRLGFSNMALTGIPAEAFNQGYPTPTPSSGSSGWPSRPVPRSGSHWSHSVQNSVATPSWHSQNRSGGGISRAESIPSSHGLGRDSEMNKSSRGHSSSSHHHHQQHYLPQHYQHHQSTPQLYRDTQERDARERERAREWVGGGVHYSHHSQGHHHLSSHASSQSLALLPPPPPPPPISLSSSPPSSASSSSSSQGGYGGGGLSVRGPSLMALRNSPQPLRRTASGGPGSGGGSDGGLSRSTSVTSHISNGSHLSYS, from the exons ATGCCCTCGAATGCACGGGCGGGCAATCTGAAGGACCCGGATGTGGCAGATCTCTTCTGCAAAGATGATCCGGAGAAGCTGTTCGCTGACCTCCGTGAGATTGGCCATGGCAGCTTCGGAGCGGTGTACTTT GCCCGAGATGTGCGAAACAATGAGGTGGTGGCCATCAAAAAAATGTCCTACAGCGGCAAACAGACAAATGAG AAATGGCAGGACATCATAAAAGAGGTGAAGTTCCTGCAGAAACTTCGCCACCCCAACACTATTGAGTATCGAGGCTGTTACCTGAAAGAACACACAGCATGG CTGGTGATGGAGTACTGCCTGGGCTCGGCTTCAGATCTCCTCGAAG ttcaCAAAAAGCCCCTACAGGAAGTTGAAATAGCTGCTATTACCCATGGGGCACTGCAGGGACTAGCATATCTTCACTCTCACAATATGATTCACAG GGACGTGAAAGCAGGAAACATCCTGCTGACGGAGCCTGGTCAGGTCAAACTGGGGGATTTTGGTTCTGCCTCGATTGTGGCCCCTGCCAACTCCTTTGTGGGGACTCCCTACTG GATGGCACCAGAGGTGATCTTGGCCATGGATGAAGGCCAATATGATGGCAAGGTGGACGTCTGGTCACTGGGCATCACCTGCATCGAACTGG CGGAAAGAAAGCCCCCACTGTTCAACATGAATGCTATGAGTGCCTTATACCACATTGCTCAGAATGAAAGTCCCATCCTGCAGTCCAATCACTG GTCTGATTCCTTCCGCAACTTTGTTGACTCTTGCCTACAGAAGATTCCCCAGGACCGGCCTACCTCGGACGTGCTGCTGAAT CACCGGTTTTTGTGTCGTGAGCGTCCGTTGACTGTGGTCATGGACCTGATTGCACGGACCAAGGATGCAGTGAGGGAGCTGGACAACCTGCAGTACCGCAAGATGAAGAAGATCCTCTTCCAGGAAACCCAGCAGAATGGCCCTGTATCTGAGGGTGGGGAtgatgaggag GAGGTGGAGCAGTACCTGTTGCAGACAGGCACAGTCAACAGCATGGAAAGCTCCCAGTCGGTTCCCAGTATGTCCATCTCAGCCAGTTCTCAGAGCAGCTCTGTCAACAGCCTGGCCGATGCCTCTGATGACAGCAGTAGTGAGATGGCAATGATGCAGGAGGGGGAGCACACCGTCACCTCCAATAGTTCCATCATTCACCGTCCTACG GGTCAGGATAACATCTATGATGACCCTTACCAGCCAGAGATGGATCAACCTCAGGCTCCCTCAGCTGGACGTCGTCGGGCCTACTATCGCAACCGTGACCACTTTGCCACCATCCGTACTGCCTCTTTG GTGACCCGTCAGATCCAGGAACATGAGCAGGGATCGGCACTGCGAGAGCAGATGTCTGGGTACAAACGTATGAGAAGGcagcaccaaaagcagctgatGGGCCTGGAGAACAAACTGAAGGCAGAGATGGATGAGCATCAGCTGAAGTTGGACAAGGAGCTAGAGAACCAGAGGAACAGCTTCTCCACAGAGGCTGACAAGCTGGCGAAGAAGCACCAGGCCATCCTGGAGaaagag ACAAAAGCAGCTCTGGCTGAGGAGAAGAAGTTCCAGCAACACATACTTGGCCAACAGAAGAAAGAACTTACCAGTTTACTGGAGTCTCAAAAACGGCAGTATCGCCAGCGCAaggagcagctgaaggag GAGCTTAATGAGAACCAGTCGACTCcaaagagggagaaacaggagtgGTTGATCCGTCAGAAGGAGTGTCTGCAGCAGAtgcaggcagaggaagaggctAGTCTGCTCAGAAGGCAGAGGCAGTACTATGAGCTGCAGTGTCGCCAGTACAAGAGGAAGATGCTGCTGGCTCGCCACAATTTGGAGCAGGACCTTCTCAGAGAG GACCTGAATAAAAAGCAGACCCAGAAGGATCTTGAATGTGCAATGCTGCTGCGGCACCATGAGTCCACCCAGGAGCTGGAATTTCGGCAGCTGAGCTCAGTGCAACGAACGCGGGCAGACCTCATCCGAACGCAACACCAGACTGAATTGACCAACCAAATGGAGTACAACAAAAGGCGTGAACAAGAACTGCGCCAGAAGCATGCCATGGAGGTCCGGCAGCAGCCAAAAAGCCTCAAG TCCAAAGAGCTCCAGATCAAACGTCAGTTCCAAGAAACCTGTAAGATCCAGACTCGTCAATACAAAGCCCTCAGGAACCATCTGCTGGAGAGCACCCCTAAATCTGACCACAAGGCCGTCCTCAAACGCCTCAAAGAGGAACAAACACGTAAGCTGGCCATCCTGGCCGAGCAATACGACCACTCCGTCAACGATATGCTGTCCACACAGGCTGTGAGTAAG CTGCGGCTGGATGAGACCCAGGAGGCAGAGTACCAGGTGTTGCGAATGcaactgcagcaggagctggagctgctgaatGCCTACCAGAGCAAAATCAAGATCCACACCGATAGCCAGCATGAGCGAGAGGTGAAGGACCTGGAACAGAGGGTGTCAATCCGCAGAGCGCTGCTAGAGCAGAGG ATTGAAGAGGAGATGCTATCTCTGCAGAATGAACGCTCAGAGCGAATCCGGACTCTGCTTGAGCGCCAGGCTCACGAGATCGAGGCGTTTGACTCAGAGAGCATGCGCCTGGGCTTCAGTAACATGGCACTGACCGGCATCCCGGCTGAGGCATTCAACCAGGGCTACCCAACCCCAACTCCATCCTCAGGCTCCAGTGGCTGGCCCTCACGGCCTGTCCCACGCTCTGGCAGCCACTGGAGCCACAGTGTGCAGAACTCAGTGGCGACTCCATCCTGGCACAGTCAGAACCGCAGCGGGGGAGGCATCAGTCGGGCGGAGTCCATCCCTTCCTCTCACGGCCTGGGCAGGGACAGCGAGATGAACAAGAGCAGCAGGGgtcattcttcttcctcccaccaccaccaccagcagcactacCTCCCCCAGCACTACCAACACCACCAGAGCACGCCACAGCTGTACCGCGACACCCAGGAACGTGATGCTAGAGAGCGTGAACGGGCTAGGGAGTGGGTTGGAGGAGGGGTCCATTACTCCCATCACTCCCAGGGCCACCACCATCTCTCCTCCCATGCCTCCTCTCAGTCTCTGGCTCTACTGCCTCCCCCACCGCCACCTCCCCCTATCTCACTCTCCTCTTCCCCTCCGTCTTCTGCTTCCTCGTCCTCATCGTCACAGGGAGGCTACGGAGGTGGGGGCCTGAGTGTCAGGGGTCCCAGTTTGATGGCCCTCAGGAATAGCCCCCAGCCCCTGCGGAGGACAGCCTCCGGGGGGCCAGGAAGCGGCGGCGGGAGTGATGGCGGGCTCAGCCGAAGCACATCAGTCACTTCTCACATCTCCAATGGCTCTCACCTCTCCTATTCATGA
- the taok2a gene encoding serine/threonine-protein kinase TAO2 isoform X2, whose amino-acid sequence MPSNARAGNLKDPDVADLFCKDDPEKLFADLREIGHGSFGAVYFARDVRNNEVVAIKKMSYSGKQTNEKWQDIIKEVKFLQKLRHPNTIEYRGCYLKEHTAWLVMEYCLGSASDLLEVHKKPLQEVEIAAITHGALQGLAYLHSHNMIHRDVKAGNILLTEPGQVKLGDFGSASIVAPANSFVGTPYWMAPEVILAMDEGQYDGKVDVWSLGITCIELAERKPPLFNMNAMSALYHIAQNESPILQSNHWSDSFRNFVDSCLQKIPQDRPTSDVLLNHRFLCRERPLTVVMDLIARTKDAVRELDNLQYRKMKKILFQETQQNGPVSEGGDDEEEVEQYLLQTGTVNSMESSQSVPSMSISASSQSSSVNSLADASDDSSSEMAMMQEGEHTVTSNSSIIHRPTGQDNIYDDPYQPEMDQPQAPSAGRRRAYYRNRDHFATIRTASLVTRQIQEHEQGSALREQMSGYKRMRRQHQKQLMGLENKLKAEMDEHQLKLDKELENQRNSFSTEADKLAKKHQAILEKETKAALAEEKKFQQHILGQQKKELTSLLESQKRQYRQRKEQLKEELNENQSTPKREKQEWLIRQKECLQQMQAEEEASLLRRQRQYYELQCRQYKRKMLLARHNLEQDLLREDLNKKQTQKDLECAMLLRHHESTQELEFRQLSSVQRTRADLIRTQHQTELTNQMEYNKRREQELRQKHAMEVRQQPKSLKSKELQIKRQFQETCKIQTRQYKALRNHLLESTPKSDHKAVLKRLKEEQTRKLAILAEQYDHSVNDMLSTQALRLDETQEAEYQVLRMQLQQELELLNAYQSKIKIHTDSQHEREVKDLEQRVSIRRALLEQRIEEEMLSLQNERSERIRTLLERQAHEIEAFDSESMRLGFSNMALTGIPAEAFNQGYPTPTPSSGSSGWPSRPVPRSGSHWSHSVQNSVATPSWHSQNRSGGGISRAESIPSSHGLGRDSEMNKSSRGHSSSSHHHHQQHYLPQHYQHHQSTPQLYRDTQERDARERERAREWVGGGVHYSHHSQGHHHLSSHASSQSLALLPPPPPPPPISLSSSPPSSASSSSSSQGGYGGGGLSVRGPSLMALRNSPQPLRRTASGGPGSGGGSDGGLSRSTSVTSHISNGSHLSYS is encoded by the exons ATGCCCTCGAATGCACGGGCGGGCAATCTGAAGGACCCGGATGTGGCAGATCTCTTCTGCAAAGATGATCCGGAGAAGCTGTTCGCTGACCTCCGTGAGATTGGCCATGGCAGCTTCGGAGCGGTGTACTTT GCCCGAGATGTGCGAAACAATGAGGTGGTGGCCATCAAAAAAATGTCCTACAGCGGCAAACAGACAAATGAG AAATGGCAGGACATCATAAAAGAGGTGAAGTTCCTGCAGAAACTTCGCCACCCCAACACTATTGAGTATCGAGGCTGTTACCTGAAAGAACACACAGCATGG CTGGTGATGGAGTACTGCCTGGGCTCGGCTTCAGATCTCCTCGAAG ttcaCAAAAAGCCCCTACAGGAAGTTGAAATAGCTGCTATTACCCATGGGGCACTGCAGGGACTAGCATATCTTCACTCTCACAATATGATTCACAG GGACGTGAAAGCAGGAAACATCCTGCTGACGGAGCCTGGTCAGGTCAAACTGGGGGATTTTGGTTCTGCCTCGATTGTGGCCCCTGCCAACTCCTTTGTGGGGACTCCCTACTG GATGGCACCAGAGGTGATCTTGGCCATGGATGAAGGCCAATATGATGGCAAGGTGGACGTCTGGTCACTGGGCATCACCTGCATCGAACTGG CGGAAAGAAAGCCCCCACTGTTCAACATGAATGCTATGAGTGCCTTATACCACATTGCTCAGAATGAAAGTCCCATCCTGCAGTCCAATCACTG GTCTGATTCCTTCCGCAACTTTGTTGACTCTTGCCTACAGAAGATTCCCCAGGACCGGCCTACCTCGGACGTGCTGCTGAAT CACCGGTTTTTGTGTCGTGAGCGTCCGTTGACTGTGGTCATGGACCTGATTGCACGGACCAAGGATGCAGTGAGGGAGCTGGACAACCTGCAGTACCGCAAGATGAAGAAGATCCTCTTCCAGGAAACCCAGCAGAATGGCCCTGTATCTGAGGGTGGGGAtgatgaggag GAGGTGGAGCAGTACCTGTTGCAGACAGGCACAGTCAACAGCATGGAAAGCTCCCAGTCGGTTCCCAGTATGTCCATCTCAGCCAGTTCTCAGAGCAGCTCTGTCAACAGCCTGGCCGATGCCTCTGATGACAGCAGTAGTGAGATGGCAATGATGCAGGAGGGGGAGCACACCGTCACCTCCAATAGTTCCATCATTCACCGTCCTACG GGTCAGGATAACATCTATGATGACCCTTACCAGCCAGAGATGGATCAACCTCAGGCTCCCTCAGCTGGACGTCGTCGGGCCTACTATCGCAACCGTGACCACTTTGCCACCATCCGTACTGCCTCTTTG GTGACCCGTCAGATCCAGGAACATGAGCAGGGATCGGCACTGCGAGAGCAGATGTCTGGGTACAAACGTATGAGAAGGcagcaccaaaagcagctgatGGGCCTGGAGAACAAACTGAAGGCAGAGATGGATGAGCATCAGCTGAAGTTGGACAAGGAGCTAGAGAACCAGAGGAACAGCTTCTCCACAGAGGCTGACAAGCTGGCGAAGAAGCACCAGGCCATCCTGGAGaaagag ACAAAAGCAGCTCTGGCTGAGGAGAAGAAGTTCCAGCAACACATACTTGGCCAACAGAAGAAAGAACTTACCAGTTTACTGGAGTCTCAAAAACGGCAGTATCGCCAGCGCAaggagcagctgaaggag GAGCTTAATGAGAACCAGTCGACTCcaaagagggagaaacaggagtgGTTGATCCGTCAGAAGGAGTGTCTGCAGCAGAtgcaggcagaggaagaggctAGTCTGCTCAGAAGGCAGAGGCAGTACTATGAGCTGCAGTGTCGCCAGTACAAGAGGAAGATGCTGCTGGCTCGCCACAATTTGGAGCAGGACCTTCTCAGAGAG GACCTGAATAAAAAGCAGACCCAGAAGGATCTTGAATGTGCAATGCTGCTGCGGCACCATGAGTCCACCCAGGAGCTGGAATTTCGGCAGCTGAGCTCAGTGCAACGAACGCGGGCAGACCTCATCCGAACGCAACACCAGACTGAATTGACCAACCAAATGGAGTACAACAAAAGGCGTGAACAAGAACTGCGCCAGAAGCATGCCATGGAGGTCCGGCAGCAGCCAAAAAGCCTCAAG TCCAAAGAGCTCCAGATCAAACGTCAGTTCCAAGAAACCTGTAAGATCCAGACTCGTCAATACAAAGCCCTCAGGAACCATCTGCTGGAGAGCACCCCTAAATCTGACCACAAGGCCGTCCTCAAACGCCTCAAAGAGGAACAAACACGTAAGCTGGCCATCCTGGCCGAGCAATACGACCACTCCGTCAACGATATGCTGTCCACACAGGCT CTGCGGCTGGATGAGACCCAGGAGGCAGAGTACCAGGTGTTGCGAATGcaactgcagcaggagctggagctgctgaatGCCTACCAGAGCAAAATCAAGATCCACACCGATAGCCAGCATGAGCGAGAGGTGAAGGACCTGGAACAGAGGGTGTCAATCCGCAGAGCGCTGCTAGAGCAGAGG ATTGAAGAGGAGATGCTATCTCTGCAGAATGAACGCTCAGAGCGAATCCGGACTCTGCTTGAGCGCCAGGCTCACGAGATCGAGGCGTTTGACTCAGAGAGCATGCGCCTGGGCTTCAGTAACATGGCACTGACCGGCATCCCGGCTGAGGCATTCAACCAGGGCTACCCAACCCCAACTCCATCCTCAGGCTCCAGTGGCTGGCCCTCACGGCCTGTCCCACGCTCTGGCAGCCACTGGAGCCACAGTGTGCAGAACTCAGTGGCGACTCCATCCTGGCACAGTCAGAACCGCAGCGGGGGAGGCATCAGTCGGGCGGAGTCCATCCCTTCCTCTCACGGCCTGGGCAGGGACAGCGAGATGAACAAGAGCAGCAGGGgtcattcttcttcctcccaccaccaccaccagcagcactacCTCCCCCAGCACTACCAACACCACCAGAGCACGCCACAGCTGTACCGCGACACCCAGGAACGTGATGCTAGAGAGCGTGAACGGGCTAGGGAGTGGGTTGGAGGAGGGGTCCATTACTCCCATCACTCCCAGGGCCACCACCATCTCTCCTCCCATGCCTCCTCTCAGTCTCTGGCTCTACTGCCTCCCCCACCGCCACCTCCCCCTATCTCACTCTCCTCTTCCCCTCCGTCTTCTGCTTCCTCGTCCTCATCGTCACAGGGAGGCTACGGAGGTGGGGGCCTGAGTGTCAGGGGTCCCAGTTTGATGGCCCTCAGGAATAGCCCCCAGCCCCTGCGGAGGACAGCCTCCGGGGGGCCAGGAAGCGGCGGCGGGAGTGATGGCGGGCTCAGCCGAAGCACATCAGTCACTTCTCACATCTCCAATGGCTCTCACCTCTCCTATTCATGA